The window AATTCGGATCAGAATCGAGTCAAGTTCCGTCTCCTACAAAAGAAAACCATTAGTCTGCCCTTAATATCCCTTTCCGGTAGTTTTTTTAAATCTGCTAAATCAAGATTTAAGCGGTCACTCGCATGACTGATTTAAAAAAGATTGATAAAAAAATATGAACATGATATGAGTAGCAAAACTACTCAAAAAGGATTTAAAATTTGAACGACCTTTTTGCAGGGCTTATATCTTCAAAGACCAGGATTAAATTGCTGGTAAAATTTTTCTTCAATCCCAAAACCCGTTCGTATTTGCGCGAACTCGCCAATGAATTTAATGTTTCCACCAATTCTGTGCGCGAGGAGCTGAACCAACTCACCCGTACTGATTTGCTGAAGTCCCAGCGAAGCGGACGACAGGTCTTTTATACGGCCAATCCGGAGCACCCCCTCTTTAACGAACTCAAATCAATGGTCAGCAAAGTCATGGGCATCGACCAGGTCATCGACGGGATCGTCAATCGGCTGGGCGAGTTAGAGAAGGCATATCTTATCGATGATTATGCAGAAGGTAAAGACAGCGGAATTATCGATCTTGTCCTAATTGGAAATATCGACCAGTTTCACCTGAATGATCTGAGCAGAAAAACTGAACGCTATATTAAAAGAAAAATAAGAACTGTGGTGGTAAGCTGTGAGGAATTTAATGATTTTTTCCCAAAGCTAAAGAACCGCCCCCGAATATTGATCTGGGAAAAATC of the Desulfobacterales bacterium genome contains:
- a CDS encoding GntR family transcriptional regulator, producing the protein MLVKFFFNPKTRSYLRELANEFNVSTNSVREELNQLTRTDLLKSQRSGRQVFYTANPEHPLFNELKSMVSKVMGIDQVIDGIVNRLGELEKAYLIDDYAEGKDSGIIDLVLIGNIDQFHLNDLSRKTERYIKRKIRTVVVSCEEFNDFFPKLKNRPRILIWEKSDK